The region GTCGAGGCACAGGCCAACATCACGGCGGGTCTGAAGGCGGTCGCCGCCTTCACGGCCTACGACATCGAGATCACCGAGGATTCCAATCCCCTGCTGATCGGCAAGCGTCCCAACGTGGTGCCGGAGATCCTGGCCTCAGGCTGGCTCGACTACACGATCCAGGACGGCACGTTCAAAGGGGTCGGCTTCGGCGCAGGCGTTCGCTATGTCGGCTTCTCCTATGTCGACAACGAGAACACCCTGAAGGTGCCTGCCGCCACCGTGTTCGATGCCGCCATCCGCTACACGCGCGACAACTTCACGGTTGCACTCAACGTCAACAACCTGTTCGACAACGAGTATGTCTCGTCCTGCGACACGCAATACACCTGCAATTACGGCGCAGGCCGCGTCGCGACGCTGAAGGCGAGCTACAAATGGTGAGGTCCGAGGCGCCGTCTCGCTATGGCGCCCTCATGCCGGGGCCGAAGCCTGTTCAGGCCACCGGTGCTCCGCTGTTCGAGCTGCGGGATGTGAGCTTCGCGATTCCGGAGCGAACCCTGCTGCATCCGCTCAGCCTGACCTTGCCGGGGCGGCGCGTGATCGGGTTGATCGGCCACAACGGTTCGGGAAAGTCGACGCTCATCAAGCTTCTGGCCCGCCAGCAGCCGGCGAGCGGCGGCACGCTCTCGTTCGAGGGAAGGGCCCTGTCGGACTGGGGCGAGCGGCCTTTCGCGAGACGGGTCGCCTATCTGCCGCAGCAGACGCCGCCCGCGTCCGGCATGCTCGTCAGGGAACTCGTGGCCCTCGGCCGCTATCCCTGGCATGGCCCGTTGGGCCGCGTCAGTGCTGCCGACCGCCAGAAGGTGAGGGAAGCGATGGCGCTCGCCGACGTGGAGCCTTTCGCCGACCGTCTGGTGGAGACGCTCTCCGGCGGTGAGCGCCAGCGGGTCTGGCTCGCGATGCTGGTGGCGCAGGATGCTCAGTTCCTGCTCCTCGACGAGCCGATCTCGGCGCTCGACGTCACCCATCAGGTGGAGGTGCTGGCGCTCGTCCGGCGCCTGTCGCACGAACGTGGGCTCGGCGTGGTCGTGGTCCTGCACGACATCAACATGGCCGCGCGGTTCTGCGACGAGATCCTGGCCCTCAAGGCGGGGCGGCTGATCGCCCGCGGCACGCCCGTGGAAATCATGACGCCGCCCCGGCTGCAGTCGATCTACGGCATCGCCATGGACGTCATCCCCCATCCCTTCAACGGAGAGCCTGTCAGCTTCGTCCGGTGACCCAATGTTTCATGGTCCGGCTTGCCCTCGACGGCGGCCGGAAGTACCTCTCCGTCATGCGCCCCCTGCTCAAACGCTTCTTCGCCTATTACCAGCCGCATCGCGGCCTGTTCGTGCTCGACTTCTCCTGCGCGGTCGTTTCGGGCCTGCTCGAGCTCGGCTTTCCGATTGCCGTCAAGCTGTTCATCGACACGCTGCTCCCCACTGGCCAGTGGGGGCTCATCACGCTCGCCTCGGCGCTGCTGCTCGCAGTCTACGTCCTCAACGCGGGCCTGATGGCCACGGTGACCTATTGGGGGCACATGCTCGGCATCAACATCGAGACGGAGATGCGGCGTAAGGCATTCGATCACCTCCAGAAGCTCTCCTTCGGCTTCTTCGACAACCAGAAGACCGGGCATCTCGTGGCGCGTCTCACCAAGGACCTGGAGGAGATCGGCGAAGTCGCCCATCACGGGCCGGAGGATCTCTTCATCGCGCTGATGACGCTCGTGGGAGCGTTCATCCTGATGTTCACGGTCAATGTGCAGCTTGCGCTCATCACGGCTCTCGTGGTGCCGCTCACCGCCTGGGTGACGACCCGCTATGGCGGCCGCATGACGCGCAACTGGCAGGCGCTTTACGGGAAGGTCGGCGATTTCAACGCGCGCATCGAGGAGAATGTCGGCGGCATTCGCGTGGTCCAGGCCTTCGCCAACGAGGATCACGAGCGGCGCCTGTTCGCCGTCGACAACCAGGGCTATCGGAAGACGAAGCTGGAAGCCTACCGCATCATGGCGGCTTCGACCTCGCTCAGCTACCTGAGCATGCGCCTGATCCAGATGGTCGTCATGGTGGCGGGCAGCTACCTGGTGCTCAAGGGCGAACTCAGCGCAGGCGGCTTCGTCGGATTCCTGCTGCTCGTGGGCGTGTTCTTCCGGCCGATCGAGAAGATCAATTCGGTGATCGAGACCTATCCGAAGGGGATTGCCGGCTTCAGGCGCTACATGACGTTCCTCGATACGCGCCCCGACATCGCCGACCGGCCGGGCGCCCGGGACGTCGGCAAGCTCAACGGCGACATCGCGTACCGGAGCGTGGAGTTCGGCTACGCTCCCGGCCGCCCCATCCTCAAGGGGCTCGACCTGACGATCCGCGCCGGCGAAACCATCGCCTTCGTCGGCCCGTCCGGTGCGGGCAAGACCACCATCTGCTCCCTGCTGCCGCGCTTCTACGAGGTCGACAGCGGCTTCATCGCCATCGACGGGATCGATATCCGCGACATGACGCTTCGCTCCCTGCGCAGCCAGATCGGCATCGTGCAGCAGGACGTGTTCCTGTTCGCCGGGACCATCCGCGAGAACATCGCCTATGGCCGGCTCGAAGCGAGCGACGCCGAGGTTCTGGAGGCGGCCCGCAGGGCCCGGCTCGACGAGGTGATCGCCTCGCTCCCGGCCGGCCTCGATACGGTCATCGGCGAGCGCGGCGTCAAGCTCTCCGGGG is a window of Microvirga lotononidis DNA encoding:
- a CDS encoding ATP-binding cassette domain-containing protein, translating into MPGPKPVQATGAPLFELRDVSFAIPERTLLHPLSLTLPGRRVIGLIGHNGSGKSTLIKLLARQQPASGGTLSFEGRALSDWGERPFARRVAYLPQQTPPASGMLVRELVALGRYPWHGPLGRVSAADRQKVREAMALADVEPFADRLVETLSGGERQRVWLAMLVAQDAQFLLLDEPISALDVTHQVEVLALVRRLSHERGLGVVVVLHDINMAARFCDEILALKAGRLIARGTPVEIMTPPRLQSIYGIAMDVIPHPFNGEPVSFVR
- a CDS encoding ABC transporter ATP-binding protein, translating into MRPLLKRFFAYYQPHRGLFVLDFSCAVVSGLLELGFPIAVKLFIDTLLPTGQWGLITLASALLLAVYVLNAGLMATVTYWGHMLGINIETEMRRKAFDHLQKLSFGFFDNQKTGHLVARLTKDLEEIGEVAHHGPEDLFIALMTLVGAFILMFTVNVQLALITALVVPLTAWVTTRYGGRMTRNWQALYGKVGDFNARIEENVGGIRVVQAFANEDHERRLFAVDNQGYRKTKLEAYRIMAASTSLSYLSMRLIQMVVMVAGSYLVLKGELSAGGFVGFLLLVGVFFRPIEKINSVIETYPKGIAGFRRYMTFLDTRPDIADRPGARDVGKLNGDIAYRSVEFGYAPGRPILKGLDLTIRAGETIAFVGPSGAGKTTICSLLPRFYEVDSGFIAIDGIDIRDMTLRSLRSQIGIVQQDVFLFAGTIRENIAYGRLEASDAEVLEAARRARLDEVIASLPAGLDTVIGERGVKLSGGQKQRLAIARIFLKNPPILILDEATSALDTETERAIQQALAELSQGRTTLVIAHRLATIVNADRIAVIDHGVIAEQGSHRELLARDGIYRRLSEAQFA